The Thiohalorhabdus sp. Cl-TMA DNA segment GCTGGGCGCCAGTGAGCCGGGCCACGTCGCCCTCCCAGAAGGATGGCCAGGGGAACCGGGCCTGCTCCAGCTGCTTCTGCCAGAGGCAGAAGCCCGTGCCCTCCCAGTACAGGACCTTGACCTTGTCCCGGGCGCGGTTGCCGAACACGAACAGCTGGCCACCGAGGGGGCTCAATTCCAGCTCGGCCTCCACCAGGGCGGACAGGCCCTTTATCTGCTTGCGGAAGTCCACCGGGGCCAGGCAGAGGTAGACGTCCTCCAGGGCGGGACTGGGCCGCATCATGCCGACGGCTCCAGGGCCCGGATGAGGGCTGCGGCCCAGTGGGGATCGACCGAGTCGTCCACCTCCAGGGCGGTGCCACCGGGGAGGTGGATGCGACAGCCCGCCCCCTTGGAAGGCGGCCGGGCATCGACGACCTCGGCCCGCTGGAACAGGCCGCCGTCCTGGCTGCGGCTCTTTGCCGGCACGGATTCGGCCAGCCCCAGAGTCTGGGCCAACGCCTCCGGCGACTGCTCGGACCGGGCCCAGTCCTGGAGAAGGCCGGCCCAATCGAGATGCGGATGGAGGGAGAGATCCATGGCTGCCTCCGGTTGCGATTTCAGAGGCAGGGTGCCGGTCAGGTAGGATTAGGCACAGACGGGTCGAATCGACCGCTTACGATGGAGACGATATGCTGACCTGCATCTTTCGGAGAAGCCAATCGTCAGCGAGCCCTCGCAGTATTGGAATACCCGTGTGAGCTACGCCGAGGATGGAACCATCATGGAAGTGGTTATTCTGGAGGCTTCCAAGCAGGGCGCTTGGCCCCTACTTTGCACTGATGTCGCCTGACATGTAGCCGGTGCTTTCGAATGCCCATTGGTCAGCATTGGAAGTCAACTTGAAAAAATCAGAATTCCCTAAGGAAGGGGTTATCGTGTATGCAAGGCGCAGACTTTAATCAGGAAACCAAAGATTTATTGGAAAGAATAAACAGGTTCCTCCGGGAAGAATTTAATTACAAAAAATTTCCTGCATTTTTGTCACATAGCGGAAATATATCGGCCAATCAAAAATATTTTGATTTGTATATTCGTGGGCCTTTTGTCCCTAAAGGGGATCCTGTTCCTCAAAATTCTATTGTAATTGCCAGCATAAATTTTTATAATAAAAGGCAAGGATGGGGAACGGAATTTTTGAAAATGTTAAAAGAGTACTGTTTGTTCTGGGATATTG contains these protein-coding regions:
- the tnpB gene encoding IS66 family insertion sequence element accessory protein TnpB (TnpB, as the term is used for proteins encoded by IS66 family insertion elements, is considered an accessory protein, since TnpC, encoded by a neighboring gene, is a DDE family transposase.) — translated: MMRPSPALEDVYLCLAPVDFRKQIKGLSALVEAELELSPLGGQLFVFGNRARDKVKVLYWEGTGFCLWQKQLEQARFPWPSFWEGDVARLTGAQLNWLLDGLDLRHHQPHDRLDYESVL